The following coding sequences are from one Enterococcus sp. 4G2_DIV0659 window:
- a CDS encoding toxin Cry1Ac domain D-VI-related protein, translating to MSIKKIKFYFIIIITVTGLVSFLFLFHFLDGNKIQADVVGDKAREKNGRSIDLNILEGTPIPFKSWSFFMYQDNANGVQQFDYRYGNDFNLTSNWYDITRSELNFQIVNSHQPGKIKPSKMKVKGYFEQIKDHYYRVVVDVYPGGLLNTNKKHQVGIQKVGVPIGTPDVLPPTTEYTHVDTIFKADKDNKYNYVDFNLYEETVNLYNKYETLFQNLRLYDLGVVTMDQIKPYVDDLFTDYTHTELKSSVTQAKITDVKKIVEGFTTGDTLKTLMAEVDKAQSLLNKIAMTLTVSELGDNPAGTESHTITGKTYPKAFLSFSGTSSIGNGQLTTGIDGDSKKYHLRADARGNFSYSLPKGEFFKKGTTINIYGMLNGKSTSQNKIVKDTTPPDKPILNAIKDTNQSITGSAEAGTTIKMYDAETNSEFLKGTVSGNGQFNISIPSLKQPLIPYKKYFVTATDTAGNVSVSSESQEVADTTPPKADPVQQIIDVGAAFPLVEQLVKNIYDNAGSGSDNLTIKLTKEPDIKQVGYKEAEVTITDKARNFTVVKVPIVVKNPETLIDDTYLLQASDLTALAIDLPDTKEKQREFIFEHAPINAWDLKNGKLVNDDIIIDYGTLTKQPGNYEITAKIGNLSKKINLTLLEGSIVFQETPQAVHFGEHSIIAEKQEIEAQDVIRLVINDQRFKTEKWRLLARTNQPFTTETGIESGMTLAYRSYDINNNCKDTSINELGSTLIYESKNAQDRLVQLDFSKEKQQELILKVQPGSVRSNVEYSTKILWTIENGP from the coding sequence ATGAGTATAAAAAAAATAAAATTTTATTTCATTATTATTATTACGGTAACAGGTTTAGTTAGTTTCTTGTTTTTATTTCATTTTTTGGATGGAAATAAAATTCAAGCGGATGTTGTTGGGGATAAGGCGCGTGAAAAAAATGGACGATCTATTGATCTGAACATTCTGGAAGGAACTCCTATTCCTTTTAAATCTTGGTCGTTCTTTATGTACCAAGATAATGCTAATGGCGTACAGCAGTTTGATTATAGATATGGTAATGACTTTAATCTTACTAGTAACTGGTATGATATAACTAGAAGTGAACTAAATTTTCAAATAGTCAACTCTCATCAGCCTGGCAAGATAAAGCCTAGCAAGATGAAAGTTAAGGGCTATTTTGAACAAATAAAAGATCATTATTATAGAGTGGTGGTAGATGTTTACCCAGGAGGGCTTCTTAATACAAATAAAAAACATCAAGTGGGTATTCAGAAGGTTGGAGTACCGATTGGGACACCAGACGTCCTTCCGCCAACGACCGAATACACCCATGTGGACACAATTTTTAAAGCGGATAAGGATAATAAGTATAACTATGTTGATTTTAATCTATATGAAGAGACTGTGAATCTTTACAACAAGTATGAGACCTTATTTCAAAACCTTAGATTGTATGATTTAGGGGTTGTAACGATGGATCAAATCAAACCTTATGTCGATGACCTGTTTACTGACTATACACATACGGAATTAAAATCATCGGTGACACAAGCAAAGATAACTGATGTGAAGAAAATTGTCGAGGGGTTTACAACTGGTGATACTTTAAAAACGTTAATGGCTGAAGTTGATAAAGCACAAAGTTTGTTAAATAAAATTGCAATGACTTTAACGGTGTCTGAATTAGGAGATAATCCGGCAGGTACTGAGTCTCATACAATTACAGGGAAAACTTATCCAAAAGCGTTTCTTAGCTTTTCTGGAACATCGTCTATAGGGAATGGACAATTAACTACAGGAATAGACGGGGATTCAAAAAAATATCATCTTCGAGCAGATGCTAGAGGGAATTTTAGTTACTCATTGCCAAAAGGAGAATTCTTTAAAAAAGGAACAACAATTAATATTTACGGCATGCTCAATGGAAAGAGCACATCTCAAAATAAAATAGTTAAAGATACAACACCGCCAGATAAACCGATTTTAAATGCTATTAAAGATACCAATCAAAGTATTACAGGGAGTGCGGAGGCGGGTACAACCATTAAAATGTATGATGCTGAAACAAACAGTGAATTTCTAAAAGGAACAGTTAGCGGGAATGGTCAGTTTAACATTAGCATTCCTTCACTAAAGCAGCCCCTTATTCCTTATAAGAAATATTTTGTCACAGCAACAGATACAGCAGGGAATGTTAGTGTATCTTCTGAGTCCCAAGAAGTAGCTGATACCACACCGCCTAAAGCTGATCCAGTTCAACAGATAATAGATGTAGGAGCTGCTTTCCCTCTAGTAGAGCAGCTAGTAAAGAATATTTATGATAATGCAGGAAGCGGTTCGGATAATTTAACAATTAAATTGACAAAAGAACCAGATATCAAACAGGTTGGATATAAAGAAGCAGAAGTAACTATAACAGATAAAGCAAGGAATTTCACGGTTGTAAAAGTCCCTATCGTTGTAAAAAATCCAGAAACCTTGATAGATGACACATACTTACTACAGGCATCTGATTTAACAGCATTGGCAATTGATCTTCCTGATACGAAAGAAAAACAGCGAGAGTTCATTTTTGAGCATGCACCAATCAATGCATGGGACTTAAAGAATGGGAAATTAGTGAATGACGATATTATCATTGACTATGGAACACTTACTAAACAGCCGGGGAATTATGAAATTACGGCTAAAATTGGTAATCTTTCCAAAAAAATTAATCTTACTCTTCTAGAAGGGAGTATTGTATTTCAAGAAACACCTCAAGCTGTTCATTTTGGGGAGCACTCTATAATTGCTGAAAAACAAGAAATTGAGGCTCAAGATGTCATAAGATTGGTAATTAATGATCAACGTTTTAAAACGGAGAAATGGCGATTATTAGCTCGAACGAATCAACCATTTACCACAGAAACAGGGATTGAATCGGGGATGACATTAGCTTATAGGTCATATGATATAAACAATAATTGTAAGGATACGTCCATAAATGAGTTAGGTTCAACACTTATTTATGAGTCAAAAAATGCTCAAGATCGATTGGTACAGTTAGATTTTTCAAAAGAGAAACAGCAAGAATTAATTCTTAAAGTTCAGCCAGGAAGTGTCCGCTCCAATGTAGAGTACTCTACTAAAATACTATGGACGATTGAAAATGGGCCGTGA
- a CDS encoding LPXTG cell wall anchor domain-containing protein, whose product MKKKVVSILLVILCGALFWGERTEAVNYDSEIALQFKEDVKGKSKTSNTTSKTNETNKKNEEKSYPNTASGFFPKTGSVVNTLFVIIGLIVALVSITLLIFRFRHISKKR is encoded by the coding sequence ATGAAAAAAAAAGTTGTTTCTATTCTACTTGTAATCTTGTGTGGTGCTCTTTTTTGGGGCGAGCGTACTGAAGCTGTGAATTATGATTCAGAAATAGCCTTACAATTTAAAGAGGATGTCAAAGGAAAAAGTAAAACCAGCAACACAACTAGTAAAACAAATGAAACAAACAAAAAGAATGAAGAGAAGAGTTATCCAAATACAGCTAGCGGTTTTTTTCCTAAAACAGGATCTGTGGTTAATACACTCTTCGTAATTATAGGTTTGATTGTAGCACTAGTTAGTATAACGTTATTAATTTTTAGATTTCGTCATATATCTAAAAAAAGATAG
- a CDS encoding WxL domain-containing protein yields MIKTINKLFYSIILVVGSLIITQTMTIAEANTGVPSEVEVFFTENKDPTPPLNPKDPNEHVEVISDLPIKPGTEGPLSVDFAPNVVFGEQEASEEDDVYYAQLTKVRKKSDDTVDEVPNYIQITDNRGKDNGWKLTVKQNGQLRNGDHILVGAEMMLKNVTLISPNDNKKPIYTKDILLDPVASQPIEVSKSDEKTGKGTWIIMFGSNLSESKKSIQIKVPGDTDKKRGKYTTSLTWELVDSPI; encoded by the coding sequence ATGATTAAAACTATAAACAAGCTTTTTTACAGTATCATTTTAGTAGTAGGGAGCTTGATCATTACTCAAACAATGACTATTGCAGAAGCAAATACTGGGGTTCCATCAGAGGTAGAAGTTTTTTTTACTGAAAATAAAGATCCAACACCACCTCTAAACCCAAAAGATCCAAATGAACATGTGGAAGTTATTTCAGATCTTCCTATTAAACCAGGGACAGAGGGACCTTTAAGTGTTGATTTTGCTCCTAATGTAGTTTTTGGAGAGCAAGAAGCTTCAGAAGAAGACGATGTCTACTATGCACAGCTAACAAAAGTCAGAAAAAAAAGTGACGATACTGTAGACGAAGTTCCTAACTATATTCAAATAACCGATAATCGGGGAAAAGATAATGGTTGGAAATTAACAGTTAAGCAAAATGGACAACTAAGAAACGGTGACCATATATTAGTAGGTGCCGAAATGATGTTAAAAAATGTTACGCTCATCTCTCCAAATGACAACAAAAAACCAATTTATACTAAAGATATTCTACTTGATCCTGTTGCAAGTCAACCGATAGAAGTGTCAAAGTCGGATGAAAAAACAGGGAAAGGTACATGGATTATCATGTTTGGAAGTAATCTGTCGGAGAGCAAAAAAAGTATTCAAATTAAAGTACCAGGGGATACTGACAAAAAGAGAGGGAAATACACAACTTCTTTAACTTGGGAGTTAGTGGATTCACCAATATAA
- a CDS encoding WxL domain-containing protein → MNNTHTRLFALGLTTFAGLMLGATTTFAEEPLENTAPPTIADPQKQQAEISFFQNETDPNKPTDPGTGEEIDGGTGMVGPLTIDYISKIKFENQKLSGNNETYFAKLDTVKYVGKEQTVEKANFVQVTDNRGSNAGWKLQVKQDKQFEHKDEKDGKITKLTGATLSFLNPTMKSASLSTKIPSSIKPVKFDGDADTPVNHDVVTASQNEGMGTWFYTLGGNVEEGKTSISLSVPGDLAKVAGAYSTQLTWTLVDSPA, encoded by the coding sequence ATGAACAACACACACACAAGACTGTTTGCTTTAGGTCTGACAACATTTGCAGGTCTAATGTTAGGAGCAACAACAACATTTGCTGAGGAGCCATTAGAAAATACAGCGCCGCCAACAATTGCTGACCCACAAAAACAACAAGCAGAGATTTCATTTTTCCAAAATGAAACGGATCCAAATAAACCAACAGACCCAGGTACTGGTGAAGAAATCGATGGCGGAACTGGCATGGTTGGTCCATTAACAATTGATTATATTTCAAAAATCAAATTTGAAAACCAAAAGCTTTCAGGGAATAATGAAACATATTTTGCAAAACTAGATACAGTAAAATATGTTGGTAAAGAACAAACAGTAGAGAAAGCAAACTTTGTCCAAGTGACAGATAACCGCGGATCAAATGCTGGTTGGAAATTACAAGTAAAACAAGACAAACAATTTGAACACAAAGATGAAAAAGACGGCAAAATTACAAAACTTACTGGAGCAACATTATCATTTTTGAATCCAACAATGAAATCTGCTTCATTATCAACTAAAATTCCTTCATCAATTAAACCTGTCAAATTTGATGGTGATGCAGATACACCAGTAAACCACGATGTAGTAACAGCCAGCCAAAACGAAGGAATGGGAACATGGTTCTACACATTAGGTGGCAACGTTGAAGAAGGAAAAACAAGTATTTCTCTAAGTGTTCCTGGAGATTTAGCAAAAGTAGCAGGAGCATACTCAACGCAATTAACTTGGACGTTAGTTGATAGCCCAGCATAA
- a CDS encoding WxL domain-containing protein: protein MKKITLTTAALLVSTAVLGATQAFAADPTTDTNATVSFKADDLGDGSSTDPTDPEGGGIVPGPGEGSSTTGPLRFDFVPNFSFGEQKISGGDKSYHPLMVSTFKVVDGVQTTDKKYVPHYVQVTDNRGTNEGWSVTASRTDFKTPDEGDEILGATLTLTNGVVKGNKDADLTLIPAIPQSVEISNTPSNVMTAAKDKGMGSWVTSFGSEAGTEATDVNPNVTLAVAAKSKKYAKAYSSTITWTISAAPAVN, encoded by the coding sequence ATGAAAAAAATTACGTTAACGACAGCAGCATTATTAGTAAGTACAGCGGTACTTGGAGCTACTCAAGCTTTTGCTGCAGATCCAACAACAGACACAAACGCGACGGTATCATTTAAAGCGGACGATTTAGGTGACGGTAGTAGTACGGATCCGACCGATCCTGAAGGTGGCGGTATTGTACCTGGACCTGGAGAAGGAAGCTCAACAACAGGCCCATTAAGATTTGATTTTGTTCCGAATTTTTCTTTCGGAGAACAAAAAATATCTGGTGGAGATAAATCATATCACCCATTAATGGTTTCAACGTTTAAAGTAGTTGATGGCGTACAAACAACGGATAAAAAATATGTACCTCACTATGTGCAAGTAACAGATAATAGAGGAACAAACGAAGGATGGAGCGTAACAGCTTCACGTACAGATTTCAAAACACCTGATGAAGGTGATGAAATTCTAGGTGCTACTTTAACACTTACTAATGGCGTAGTTAAAGGAAACAAAGATGCAGATTTAACTTTAATTCCAGCAATCCCACAATCTGTAGAGATCTCTAATACGCCATCTAACGTTATGACAGCAGCAAAAGATAAAGGAATGGGTTCTTGGGTAACTTCATTTGGTAGTGAAGCAGGAACTGAAGCAACCGATGTAAACCCAAACGTTACTTTAGCAGTAGCAGCTAAATCAAAAAAATATGCGAAAGCATACAGTTCAACAATTACTTGGACAATCTCAGCTGCACCAGCGGTTAACTAA
- a CDS encoding DUF916 and DUF3324 domain-containing protein: MKRILTLLVTIITLGSMPLSALADDGSMNFSVNAVLPENQIDKSKSYFELLMKPGQVQELEVMLNNPFDKEVTVVGYANTAITNDNGIVDYSINKPKLDSTLKAPFSEITEMEKETIVPPKSSKKVKIKVTMPKEKFDGVILGGLHFTEKEDENKENKKKAGVQIENRFAFAIGVLLKETDTDVNPDMKLGKIAASQINYRNVVKANLQNTEPVIMHDLNVKARVTQKGKKATLFETNKDSMRMAPNSNFDYSIYWENKEFKAGKYTLHMTATNASHKWKWSKDFEITGEEAKKLNEQAVELKKDYTKWYILGAVAGVLLLLIITYALGQYMNRRKQKKRKKKKKNNKRKK, encoded by the coding sequence ATGAAACGTATATTAACACTATTAGTCACAATTATTACTTTAGGAAGTATGCCGTTATCTGCTTTGGCCGATGATGGATCAATGAATTTTTCAGTTAATGCTGTTCTTCCAGAGAATCAAATAGATAAATCAAAATCGTATTTTGAACTACTAATGAAACCAGGACAAGTTCAAGAGTTAGAAGTGATGTTAAACAATCCATTTGATAAGGAAGTTACTGTAGTTGGTTATGCCAATACGGCAATCACTAACGATAATGGAATTGTTGATTATAGTATCAATAAGCCCAAATTAGATTCAACCTTAAAAGCGCCATTTTCAGAAATTACAGAGATGGAAAAAGAAACAATCGTTCCTCCAAAAAGCAGCAAAAAAGTTAAAATTAAAGTAACTATGCCAAAAGAAAAGTTTGATGGTGTTATTTTAGGTGGGCTTCATTTTACTGAAAAAGAAGATGAAAACAAGGAAAATAAAAAGAAAGCGGGCGTGCAGATTGAAAATCGCTTTGCTTTTGCTATCGGTGTGCTTTTAAAAGAGACAGATACAGATGTGAATCCCGATATGAAATTAGGAAAGATCGCAGCCTCTCAAATAAATTATAGAAACGTAGTAAAAGCCAATCTACAAAATACAGAACCAGTTATTATGCATGATCTAAATGTAAAAGCTCGAGTAACCCAAAAAGGGAAAAAAGCAACGTTGTTCGAAACAAATAAAGACTCAATGAGAATGGCTCCAAATTCAAATTTTGATTATAGTATTTATTGGGAAAACAAAGAGTTTAAAGCAGGAAAATACACGTTACACATGACTGCTACAAATGCTTCACATAAATGGAAGTGGTCAAAAGATTTTGAAATAACTGGAGAAGAAGCTAAGAAGTTAAACGAGCAAGCGGTTGAGCTGAAAAAAGATTATACAAAATGGTATATCCTAGGAGCTGTAGCAGGTGTTCTGCTATTACTTATAATAACGTATGCCTTAGGTCAATATATGAATAGAAGAAAACAAAAAAAACGTAAAAAGAAGAAAAAAAATAATAAAAGAAAAAAGTAG
- a CDS encoding winged helix-turn-helix transcriptional regulator — protein MYNIGYVSLNTPQNEYFKQLETDQSCSLKLVEDLDLSQVNSMDVLILEESEELNFTKICECLLEVRKSSDIYLLILSDLNHTIYTSRMVYLKLGADGVFTEDLEEFDLILKNILKRIKNKMVEPTEDNNSFEMIPEKSCALINKQKEIDLTRQEFTALSILYKNKNQTVTYEDIYNCVWNNNSEKVEKNRVCNLVSHVRKKLSKQLNSPVRVKTVRSIGYILEV, from the coding sequence ATGTACAATATAGGCTATGTTTCATTAAATACACCTCAAAACGAGTACTTTAAACAATTAGAAACGGATCAATCGTGTTCTTTAAAATTAGTAGAAGATCTTGATTTAAGTCAGGTAAATAGCATGGACGTTTTGATATTAGAGGAGAGTGAAGAACTAAATTTCACCAAAATATGCGAATGTCTATTAGAAGTAAGAAAAAGTTCAGATATTTATTTATTAATATTATCTGATCTAAACCATACAATATATACATCACGCATGGTTTATTTAAAACTTGGTGCAGATGGTGTGTTTACAGAAGATCTAGAAGAATTTGATCTGATTTTGAAAAATATTTTGAAGCGTATCAAGAATAAAATGGTTGAACCAACTGAAGATAATAATTCTTTTGAAATGATTCCAGAAAAGTCTTGCGCTTTGATTAATAAACAAAAGGAAATCGATCTAACGAGACAAGAATTCACGGCACTTAGCATTCTGTATAAAAATAAAAACCAAACAGTTACTTATGAAGATATATATAATTGCGTTTGGAACAATAATTCGGAAAAAGTAGAAAAAAATCGTGTCTGTAATCTGGTTTCCCATGTTCGAAAAAAATTATCAAAACAATTGAATTCTCCTGTTCGTGTGAAAACAGTCCGTTCAATTGGTTATATTTTAGAAGTCTAA
- a CDS encoding NAD(P)/FAD-dependent oxidoreductase yields the protein MKLFDVIVVGAGTSGMMAAIASAKAGSKTLLVEKNKRVGKKLLLTGGGRCNVTNNRPADEIIAHIPGNGKFLYSAFSQFNNYDIMDFFESNGTHLKEEDHGRMFPVTDRSKTIVETLFNQLNELDVTIYTEAKVEKVLRKENQIIGVALEHEKIYAPCVILTTGGRTYPSTGSTGDGYKLAKKLGHTISPLYATESPIISNDLFIKNKTLQGLSLQDVSLSVLNSKGKIVVEHQMDLLFTHFGISGPAALRCSSFVNQELQKNNEQPVILSLDIFPEKEKSTILLEIEAKLKEHPEKSLKNALKNFIPERFLDFLLEQSQLAQVSAKQATPQQLDQFVHLTKNFLMTADKTLPIEKSFVTGGGISLKEVNPKTMESKLINGLFFAGELLDVNGYTGGYNVTAAFVTGHVAGSHAAEIAGYTYLPIDEISAN from the coding sequence ATGAAATTATTTGATGTCATTGTAGTTGGAGCTGGAACTAGCGGAATGATGGCTGCTATCGCTTCAGCAAAAGCTGGCAGTAAAACGTTACTAGTAGAAAAAAATAAACGTGTTGGAAAAAAACTTCTATTAACAGGTGGTGGTCGCTGCAACGTTACTAATAATCGTCCAGCAGATGAAATTATTGCCCATATACCAGGGAATGGAAAATTTTTATATAGTGCTTTTTCTCAGTTTAATAACTACGATATAATGGACTTTTTTGAATCGAATGGCACACATTTAAAAGAAGAGGATCACGGGCGGATGTTCCCTGTTACGGATCGTTCAAAAACAATTGTGGAAACACTATTCAATCAGCTAAATGAACTTGACGTAACCATATACACAGAAGCAAAAGTTGAAAAGGTGTTGCGTAAGGAAAATCAAATAATCGGCGTTGCGTTAGAACATGAAAAAATCTATGCTCCTTGCGTTATTTTAACGACGGGTGGTAGAACCTATCCTTCTACGGGATCGACGGGTGATGGCTATAAATTAGCCAAGAAATTAGGTCATACAATTAGTCCTTTATATGCAACTGAGTCTCCAATCATTTCAAATGATCTTTTTATAAAGAATAAAACGTTGCAAGGTCTTTCTTTACAAGATGTTTCGCTCTCAGTCTTAAATAGTAAAGGGAAAATAGTTGTCGAACATCAAATGGATCTCTTATTTACCCATTTTGGTATTTCTGGTCCTGCCGCGCTAAGGTGTTCTAGCTTCGTAAATCAGGAACTTCAAAAAAACAATGAGCAACCTGTTATATTATCGCTTGATATTTTCCCTGAAAAAGAAAAATCAACAATCCTCCTTGAAATAGAAGCTAAACTGAAAGAACATCCTGAAAAATCATTAAAAAATGCTTTAAAAAACTTTATACCAGAACGCTTCTTAGATTTTTTATTAGAACAGTCTCAATTGGCTCAAGTCTCAGCAAAACAAGCTACCCCTCAACAATTAGATCAATTTGTCCATTTAACAAAAAATTTCCTGATGACTGCTGACAAGACCTTACCTATAGAAAAATCTTTTGTCACTGGGGGAGGAATCTCTTTAAAAGAAGTAAACCCTAAAACAATGGAAAGCAAGTTAATTAATGGCTTATTTTTTGCAGGTGAACTATTGGATGTCAACGGCTACACAGGTGGGTATAATGTAACTGCTGCTTTCGTCACAGGACACGTAGCAGGCAGTCATGCCGCTGAAATTGCGGGATATACCTATTTACCAATAGATGAAATTTCAGCCAACTGA
- the gdhA gene encoding NADP-specific glutamate dehydrogenase, translating to MEAKQYVEEIQKKIHANDRGQVEYLQAIDEFLPTVEVFLKENPAFIDANILGILIEPERMLQFRVPWQDDQGNWQVNRGYRVQYNSAIGPYKGGLRFHPSVNLSVMKFLAFEQIFKNSLTGLPIGGGKGGSDFDPKGKSDGEVMRFCQSFMTELQKHIGPSTDVPAGDIGVGAREIGYLFGMYKRLRNYDAGVLTGKPLGYWGSEARTEATGYGCVYFVKHLLNDLNESFKGKKVVVSGSGNVAIYAMEKVKELGGTVLTCSDSNGFIYDPNGIDVELVKELKEKNRERISKYVTTHKEATYYDGQSVWDFEIAYDIALPCATQNEINEKQADLLVKNGGKVVAEGANMPCTLDAVAVLDKAGVLYCPGKAANAGGVAVSALEMSQNSERLSWSFEKVDSMLDDIMQNIYQTCRDTANKYNAPNNFVLGANIAGFEKVAQAMLSQGLV from the coding sequence ATGGAAGCAAAACAGTACGTGGAAGAGATTCAAAAAAAGATTCATGCAAACGATCGAGGACAAGTGGAATACTTGCAGGCAATCGATGAATTTTTACCAACGGTCGAGGTTTTTTTAAAAGAAAATCCAGCATTTATTGATGCGAATATTTTGGGTATTTTGATTGAACCAGAGAGAATGCTGCAATTTAGAGTGCCTTGGCAAGATGATCAAGGCAACTGGCAAGTAAACCGTGGATACCGAGTGCAATATAATTCTGCGATTGGGCCTTATAAAGGCGGCTTACGTTTCCATCCTAGCGTGAATTTAAGTGTAATGAAATTTTTAGCCTTCGAACAAATTTTTAAAAATAGCTTGACTGGCCTACCGATTGGCGGCGGTAAAGGCGGAAGCGATTTTGATCCTAAAGGGAAATCAGACGGAGAAGTGATGCGCTTTTGCCAAAGTTTCATGACTGAACTACAAAAGCACATTGGGCCAAGTACAGATGTACCTGCTGGTGACATTGGTGTTGGGGCAAGAGAAATTGGCTATTTATTCGGAATGTATAAACGTTTGAGAAATTATGATGCCGGTGTTCTTACAGGGAAACCATTAGGGTATTGGGGCAGTGAAGCGAGAACAGAAGCTACAGGTTATGGCTGCGTATATTTTGTAAAACACCTATTAAACGATTTAAATGAGTCATTTAAAGGAAAAAAAGTTGTTGTTTCAGGTAGTGGAAATGTTGCGATTTACGCAATGGAAAAAGTAAAAGAATTAGGTGGGACAGTTCTTACCTGTTCTGATTCTAACGGGTTTATTTATGATCCTAATGGCATTGATGTTGAATTAGTAAAAGAATTAAAAGAGAAAAATCGAGAACGTATTTCTAAGTATGTTACTACTCACAAAGAGGCTACGTATTATGATGGTCAATCAGTTTGGGATTTTGAAATCGCGTATGACATTGCTTTGCCTTGTGCGACTCAAAATGAGATCAATGAGAAACAAGCGGACCTCTTAGTCAAAAATGGTGGTAAAGTGGTAGCAGAAGGGGCAAACATGCCATGTACATTAGATGCAGTGGCCGTGCTAGATAAAGCAGGGGTGCTATATTGTCCAGGTAAAGCAGCTAATGCAGGAGGTGTAGCAGTCTCTGCATTAGAAATGAGCCAAAACTCTGAGCGTTTGTCTTGGTCATTTGAAAAAGTCGATAGTATGCTGGATGATATTATGCAGAATATTTATCAAACATGTCGTGATACAGCCAATAAATATAATGCGCCAAATAACTTTGTTTTAGGTGCAAATATTGCTGGGTTTGAAAAAGTGGCTCAAGCAATGCTAAGTCAAGGTTTGGTCTAG
- a CDS encoding glucose-6-phosphate isomerase: MSHIQFDYSNLTSFVADHELEYMQTQVTAVDKALREGTGAGSDFTGWIDLPENYDKNEFDRIKKAAKKIQSDSEVLVVIGIGGSYLGARAAIEFLHHSFNNLLPAEERKAPQVFFAGNSISSTYLADLINVIGDRDFSVNVISKSGTTTEPAIAFRVFKELLIKKYGKEEANKRIYATTDRAKGAVKVEADAEGWETFVIPDDVGGRFTVLTPVGLLPIAVSGGDIDALMTGANDARKEYATTTDLSKNQAYQYAALRNILYRKGKTTEMLINYEPGMHYFSEWWKQLFGESEGKDQKGIFPAAADFSTDLHSMGQYVQDGMRNLFETVVKVETPRHVVSIPELAEDLDGLGYLQGKEIDFVNTKAFEGTLLAHTDGGVPNMIVKIPAMDAYSLGYVMYFFEIAVGISGYLNGVNPFDQEGVEAYKKNMFALLGKPGFEDLAKELNARL; encoded by the coding sequence ATGTCACACATTCAATTTGATTATTCCAATTTAACATCATTTGTTGCTGATCATGAATTGGAATACATGCAGACACAAGTGACTGCAGTGGACAAAGCATTAAGAGAAGGAACTGGAGCTGGAAGTGATTTTACTGGCTGGATTGATTTGCCGGAAAATTATGATAAAAACGAATTTGACCGTATCAAAAAAGCGGCTAAAAAAATTCAATCTGATTCAGAAGTTTTAGTTGTAATCGGTATCGGTGGTTCTTACCTAGGTGCCAGAGCAGCAATTGAATTTTTGCATCATTCATTTAATAATTTATTACCAGCTGAAGAAAGAAAAGCACCACAAGTATTTTTTGCTGGAAATAGTATTAGTTCAACATACTTAGCTGATTTGATCAATGTTATTGGTGATCGTGACTTCTCTGTCAATGTGATTTCAAAATCAGGTACAACAACAGAACCTGCAATCGCATTTAGAGTTTTTAAAGAATTGTTGATTAAAAAATATGGTAAAGAAGAAGCGAACAAACGGATTTACGCAACAACTGATCGTGCGAAAGGTGCGGTTAAAGTTGAAGCAGACGCTGAAGGCTGGGAAACATTTGTGATTCCTGATGATGTTGGTGGACGCTTCACTGTATTGACACCTGTAGGTTTACTGCCAATCGCAGTGAGTGGAGGCGATATCGATGCCTTAATGACTGGTGCGAACGATGCACGCAAAGAATATGCAACGACAACTGACTTAAGTAAAAACCAAGCATATCAATATGCTGCGCTTAGAAATATCTTATATCGTAAAGGTAAAACAACTGAGATGTTGATTAACTATGAACCAGGCATGCATTATTTTTCTGAATGGTGGAAACAACTTTTCGGTGAATCAGAAGGAAAAGACCAAAAAGGAATCTTCCCAGCAGCGGCAGATTTCTCAACTGACTTACATTCTATGGGACAATACGTTCAAGATGGTATGCGTAACTTATTTGAAACAGTAGTAAAAGTTGAAACGCCAAGACATGTAGTATCAATTCCTGAATTAGCAGAAGATTTAGATGGTTTAGGTTATTTACAAGGGAAAGAAATTGATTTTGTAAATACAAAAGCATTTGAAGGAACCTTACTTGCTCATACAGATGGCGGCGTGCCAAACATGATCGTTAAAATTCCTGCGATGGATGCTTATTCATTAGGGTATGTAATGTACTTCTTTGAAATCGCAGTTGGAATTTCTGGTTATTTAAATGGTGTAAATCCATTTGACCAAGAAGGTGTTGAAGCGTATAAGAAAAACATGTTCGCTCTTCTTGGTAAACCAGGCTTTGAAGACTTAGCAAAAGAATTGAATGCGCGTCTGTAA